Genomic window (Rosa chinensis cultivar Old Blush chromosome 6, RchiOBHm-V2, whole genome shotgun sequence):
TCAACTAGTTGCATGTATATTTTCATTACTGTACCACAGTTATGCAGGTCGACTAGCTCTATCAATACTAAGAAGACATGCACCGGCGATTAGAGGTCGGAAAAGGCAGTAGTACGAGCATAACGAGCTAGTTAAACCTTGCATAAGACGTATTACATGTAGCTTTCTTGTTCGTTTTGAATTGGGATCAGTAAATTTATAATTAACGATCTATAATATATATGCATGGTTGATGATTCCATGCAAGTTATAATTTTAATATTGTAAAAGTCATAAGTTCGATTCTTCCTGACATATATaaagggtttttttttaaagaaaataaaaaagcaagTTGCAAATGAACCGGTGAAGAAAGAACTAGGAAGAAGACGCCAAAAGTACTACTCTTCCAATttaaggagagagaaaaactagTTAATTAAACAGCAACCGTCCTAATACATATAGCAAATTAAATTTGATACGTCACCTTCAACAAACCTGCATAATTTATTGACTCCTACAAGCTTTTGTCTTCATCGATCTGTGATGAACTGATCGAATCTTTTGACTAGCAAGAGAGCGATCTCATGCATCCCAACTATTTTTCAGCTTGCGTGCTTAATTAGTGAAATTAACTATCCACTTGGCCATTGCTTTTATTGTTTAAGAGAAGCTTTACGTGCTCACTTCAACTTATTTGACACTTCGCTATAGTTGCAAACTACGTAACCACTACCCAGTATGCCTTTCGCATTAATTTCTAGCTTAATAACCGGACTTTTGACCAAATTAATTAGGCCTGCAATTTATCTGCTCTGATCGATGACTATATTTTACAAGCAAGACTCAGCTAGAAAAGTTTATGCTTAATTATCATGAATTTTGATCATCTCTGTTATTTGTCGATAACTaccaaataccaattttcatTCAAAAGTTTGAATAATAAAAGAATACCATTGAGTTGTGATGCAATGCATCCCATCAAATATACTCAAGGTCGTTAATAAAACCTACGGTCTCAACATGTAGAGCGGCCTGCTAGCTAATTTGCTCTTTAATTTTTCAACTTATTAGTCTTTAGCCAATAAACAATTCTTAAGAGGGTCCTATAAGAATGAAATTCAAGATTAATTGGTACACTGGTTAATTTGTACGTAGTTGGTATTAATTCATGGAATTAATGAACTTTGAGTCCTCGACCTATCACATTGTTTTCACCCTTACTCTTCACTTGACCTGATTTCAAAGCCGAGaaattattcagagcaccgccgtgcacttgcaccaacataaatgaatggttagattgcattaaatacactttttgtttattaaaaataaagttgataataaatatcaagggttgagattattttataagggttgggtcacttacaccgtcggtgcatagaataatttccattcaaagtCTTTGATGTATATTAATTATTGGGAACACAAAGCAGTTTCTCATGGGCTCATGGCCATGAAGACTAGAGAAGGCTAGGGGCAAGAACATTTGAACTACAAACCAGAACTCATGCATATTGGACGTAATGAGAAGCTAATATATGGGCATTCATGAAGACACTGTACAATTCTTCAGAATCCCTCCGATCAACCACAATTGTAATTGTGTGTTTGAAAGTTTCCAGCTCGATCTGATAGAGTGATATACAGTATTATTGCTCATTAGAATATCAGGGATGTTCCCCTGGTCAGTAGCTGACCAGGGATGATATGGTCAActaccgtccgatttcaatcggacggttgacaacTCTCTAGCTTTTTAAAAGATGAGATCTGttaaccgtccgattgaaatcgaaCGGTAGTTGACCATATCATCCCTAGTCAgtagctgaccaggggaacggCACTCTTAGAATATACCAGAAGTGCCCGGCCTCTTTAGATTAGCTATTGCATAGTACTTGAATAATATTATCAAGAAAGCGAGAGGTGTTATAAGAAACAAAATGAAGCCAAGTAATTAAGTCTTTAATAAAATGTCAAGATACTACATGCATGATTCTCTGTTTGTTGGTATAACTGTGTACTTGTCTCTATGTAGAGCTAGTCATTGGGGTTCAATACGAAACgtactatatatataaacttagCTAGCTAGGAAGCTCATGATAGAGCAAAAGGTTCCCCTTCCTTCTGCATTTCAGTTATCCGTTCACAGAAGAAAGTAGttcctctcttttctcttgGCAGTTAGCACTCAACAAAATGGTAAACCCTCCTAGTTAGTTCAACAAATTAAGCATTTAATTTTCTTAGAGCCACCATACCATTAGTATCATGTACTCGGTTTTGGATCAGTTTAAGGCTTTAAGCTATTCCATGTGTTGAATTGCTTAGTTTGTTACTTAATAACCACCTGATTATATGAAATTATGATCAAACAGGGTATCTTCCAAACCGAACCTAAGAAGCAAGCAAGCCGGGGAGGAAACCGTGCTGTACTATTTGTTTTTGGTGAGACTAGTACTAATTATTACTTGCTTGGTTCAATGATATTGATTATGGTTTATGAATCAATTCGATATTGATGTCATGCAGCAACTGAGGGACTCGAAAACATGGCGTTCATTGCGAATGCTATGAGCCTCGTAACTTACTTCTATGGATTCATGAACTTAAGCATAACGAAGTCTGCCACCACACTCACCAACTTCATGGGGACTGCATTCCTACTCCCCCTTGTCGGTGGATACATCTCCGATACCTACTGGTCACGATTCAAAACTTGTCTCATCTTCGCACTCATTGAATTGGTGGTACGTCCTAGTTTTGCTGACATGATCATGATCACAGAGAAAAttattgtgtatatatatatatatacagccctTCTTGGGTGTGGATGTCCGCACTTTTTGCTTcggtgcggatttccagtttttctccactgtccgatcatattttcacatcttagccgttcagtttttagttcctaatgtatagatcatctctgcaaaatttcagccaatttggtgatcgttaaggcatccaaaactgcaatttaccattataaatacgaacggttccggttagacagattcggtccgttcgtgtaaattgcagttttggataccttaacgattaccaaattggctgaaattttgtagggatgatctatacattaggaactaaaaattgaacggttaaaatgtgaaaatatgatcggaaagtgggaaaaaatgacaaatccgtacctttttgcTTCGGTGCGGACATCCGCACCTAAGCaaagttctatatatatatatatagacacacacacatgttCTAATTACATAACTTGATTTGCAGGGATATGTCCTTTTAACCGTGCAAGCACACTATCCCCAACTGAGACCAACTCCGTGCAAATTAGATGTTGCAGAACCTCACTGCGAGGCAGCAGACAGAGGCCAACTTGCTCTCCTCTACACTGGACTCTATCTAATTGCATTCGGCACCAGCGGGGTTAAAGCTGCTTTACCGGCCTTGGGGGCTGATCAGTTCGATGACAAGGACCCTAAGCAGGCGGGCCAATTGTCAAGCTTCTTCAACTGGTTCTTTTTAAGCCTCACCATTGGTGCTATATTTGGCGTCACTTTCGTGGTCTGGATTAGTGCCAACCATGGCTGGGACTTGGCCTTTGGGGTCAGCACATTGGCAGTCCTTTTTGCAGTGCTCTCTCTATGTATGGGCAAATCACTCTACCGCAACAATAAAATTAATCCAAAGGGAAGCCCCATCCTTAGTATACTACAGGTACTAGTTCATTTATGTTTAATTtgacaaataaagaaaagccaATCGGGAAATTTGTGGGTAAGCATGTCACATTATTTTGTTATTTCATAGATAATTTAGACAATTTATCGAACATCTAGTTATAGTCAAATTAGAGTCAAAGTTGTATGCTTGTTAAGTGGTTATAGTTACGACCCTGTCCAATTGAGCTCATCATCACTCATTAATTGAGTATCAGACTGGTGGAATCCTACATATTTGATCCACAAAATTCGTaacatgttaaaaaaaaaaaccttcttgTTTGATCCAGGTTCTTGTGGCCTCAATCCGAAACCGAAAACTTCCAATTCCAGAGAAAGCAGAGGACTTGCATGAGATCCATGACAAAGAAGCAGGGGAAGGACATGAATATCTTCAGAGAACAGAGCAATTCAAGTATACTACTTTGAGAGATATAAAAATTACTACTAATTCTAAATCTAATTAAGCTAACTAATTAACCACATTCATCCTTACTTCCCAGATTCTTGGACCGGGCAGCGGTCAATTATTGCCCTACTATAGAGGGTTCATCAAAATCTACAAACCCAGGAGGAGCCTGGAGCCTCTGCACAGTCACACAAGTTGAAGAAGTAAAGCTCCTAATCCGAATGCTCCCAATCATACTCAGCACTATCTTCATGAACACATGCTTGGCACAACTCCAAACTTTCTCCATCCAACAAAGCCTGACCTTGGACAGACATTTCATTGGCTTCGAAATCCCCGGCCCATCAATGCCAGTCATCCCTCTGCTCTGCATGTTTTTCCTCATCCCAATCTACGACCGAGTCTTCGTCCCACTCGTCCGAAAACTCACCGGAATTCCCACCGGCATTCGCCACCTACAGCGTATTGCAGTTGGGCTCTTGCTCTCCGTGATTTCAATGGCCATTTCCGGAATGGTAGAGACTCGCCGCAAATCAGTGGCCGCGAAACACAACATGGTCGACTCCAGTGAGCCTCTGCCAATGAGTGTGTTTTGGCTTGGTTTCCAATTTGCCATATTTGGAGCCGCAGACATGTTCACAGTAGTCGGTCTTTTGGAGTTCTTCTATGCTGAGAGCGCGGCAGGGATGAAGTCGCTGGGCACAGCCATCTCTTGGTGTTCGATAGCGTTTGGGTATTTCTTGAGCTCGGTGGTGGTGGAGACGGTGAACAAAGTGAGCGGAGGGTGGTTGGCAAGTAATAATCTCAATAGAGACAAGTTGAACTACTTCTATTGGTTGCTGTCAGGGATGAGTGTGATGAACTTTGGGGCATATTTGCTCTGTGCATACTGGTACAAGTACAAAAAGGTTGATGTAGTGGTGCTGGAGAAGCAAGGCGATTCCGATGGCGGTGTTGAAATGATCAAAGCCtaatccttttttctttttcttttactatACCTAATCCCTTCGTTTAGGAGGGTTTATTGTTGAATTGTAATTCAGATCCTATTAAGATAAGTAGATTGTGTTGAAATCCCTCAGCACAGCCATAACATGCTGTTCTATATCATTAGGTTTCTTTCTAAGCACGGTGATGGTGAAGGTCCTGAAGAAAGTGACTGGTAGCTAGTTGGCTCATGACAATCTGAACAGAGATACGTTGGATTACTTCTACTAGTTGTCAGCGTTCACTGTGGAAAATTTTGCAGTTTTTTTAGTCAGTGCACATTGTTATAGATACAAAGAGGTAGAAGAGCCGGTCAAAACGGGtaataatgctgcttatgaggGAGGGAAGGTTGAGAAGTATAATGGTAATTGGTAAAAGTTAGGTATTTAGGCATGAATATGTGGTGATTGTC
Coding sequences:
- the LOC112169165 gene encoding protein NRT1/ PTR FAMILY 4.5; this translates as MGIFQTEPKKQASRGGNRAVLFVFATEGLENMAFIANAMSLVTYFYGFMNLSITKSATTLTNFMGTAFLLPLVGGYISDTYWSRFKTCLIFALIELVGYVLLTVQAHYPQLRPTPCKLDVAEPHCEAADRGQLALLYTGLYLIAFGTSGVKAALPALGADQFDDKDPKQAGQLSSFFNWFFLSLTIGAIFGVTFVVWISANHGWDLAFGVSTLAVLFAVLSLCMGKSLYRNNKINPKGSPILSILQVLVASIRNRKLPIPEKAEDLHEIHDKEAGEGHEYLQRTEQFKFLDRAAVNYCPTIEGSSKSTNPGGAWSLCTVTQVEEVKLLIRMLPIILSTIFMNTCLAQLQTFSIQQSLTLDRHFIGFEIPGPSMPVIPLLCMFFLIPIYDRVFVPLVRKLTGIPTGIRHLQRIAVGLLLSVISMAISGMVETRRKSVAAKHNMVDSSEPLPMSVFWLGFQFAIFGAADMFTVVGLLEFFYAESAAGMKSLGTAISWCSIAFGYFLSSVVVETVNKVSGGWLASNNLNRDKLNYFYWLLSGMSVMNFGAYLLCAYWYKYKKVDVVVLEKQGDSDGGVEMIKA